The Medicago truncatula cultivar Jemalong A17 chromosome 4, MtrunA17r5.0-ANR, whole genome shotgun sequence genome includes a region encoding these proteins:
- the LOC11417447 gene encoding ubiquitin recognition factor in ER-associated degradation protein 1: MPSSALDSLARLNIEYPMLFELRNTSAERTTHCGVLEFTADEGIVFLPNWMMEDLFLQEGNIVSLKSTSLVKGKFVKLQPHSKDFLEISDPKAMLETSLRSYSCLTTGRTIMIPYNKKKYYIDVVETKPSPAISIIETDCEVDFAPPLDYKEPEKPLPSDLSHKKPLQVEEERAAKAPRLMPFSGIGRRLDGKPSTQSVEQASTPVPKKQHTENNSNNSNRTSGKLVFGSKANAPKVQTQPKAFLNSASQESSKKTDTPQFQAFTGKKYSLR, translated from the exons ATGCCCTCTTCAGCTCTAGATAGCCTTG CACGTTTGAACATAGAATATCCAATGTTATTTGAACTGAGAAATACTTCTGCTGAAAGAACTACTCACTGTGGAGTCTTGGAATTCACTGCTGATGAGGGGATTGTATTCTTACCAAATTGG ATGATGGAAGATTTGTTCCTACAGGAAGGAAACATTGTGTCTCTGAAAAGCACAAGTCTTGTTAAAGGAAAGTTTGTGAAGTTGCAGCCTCACAGCAAAGACTTCTTGGAAATCTCCGATCCAAAAGCCAT GTTAGAAACTTCATTGAGGAGTTACTCATGTTTAACAACCGGCCGCACCATAATGATtccatataacaaaaaaaaatattacattgatGTGGTTGAAACGAAACCTTCTCCCGCAATCAGTATAATAGAAACAGATTGTGAAGTTGATTTTGCTCCCCCTCTTGATTACAAAGAACCTGAGAAGCCTTTGCCATCTGATTTGTCTCATAAGAAACCTCTACAAG TTGAAGAAGAGCGAGCAGCAAAGGCTCCAAGACTGATGCCATTCAGTGGTATCGGGAGGCGTTTGGATGGTAAACCGTCGACACAATCAGTTGAACAAGCTTCCACTCCAGTTCCAAAGAAGCAACATACTGAAAATAACTCAAACAATTCTAATAGAACTTCAGGGAAGCTTGTTTTTGGCTCAAAGGCAAATGCACCCAAAGTTCAAACACAGCCAAAG GCTTTTCTGAACAGCGCAAGTCAAGAATCATCTAAGAAGACAGATACCCCACAATTCCAAGCTTTCACGGGAAAGAAGTATTCATTAAGATGA
- the LOC11412947 gene encoding ubiquitin recognition factor in ER-associated degradation protein 1: MNSHEDQKNEDLHEDPLNEDSSELQQSEDEDMLSEDSHEDEADEDEDDDQYEDQLSEASNEVSSESEWNQDLSEDHNDDIHEYQWNIRHNEIFEHVYSCFSVSSLNRPILENGDKIIMPSSALDRLARLNIEYPMLFELRNTSAERTTHCGVLEFTADEGIVFLPNWMMEDMLLQEGDLVSLKSTSLEKGKFVKFQPHSKDFLDISNPKAMLETSLRSYSCLTTGRTIMIPYNNKKYYIDVVETKPSPAISIIEIDCEVDFAPPLDYKEPEKPLPSDLSHKKHRQVEEEPPTKVPKLIPFSGSGRRLDGKPSAQSIEQTSTPIIKQQQTENKTNSSIRTPGKLVFGSNANASNVQTQPKASLKSASQESSKKTDTPQFQAFLGKKYSLR; encoded by the exons ATG AATTCACATGAGGATCAGAAGAATGAGGATTTGCATGAGGATCCGTTGAATGAAGATTCATCGGAGCTTCAGCAGAGTGAGGATGAGGATATGTTAAGTGAAGATTCACATGAGGATGAAGCGGATGAGGACGAGGATGATGATCAATATGAGGATCAGTTGAGTGAAGCTTCAAATGAGGTTTCATCTGAGAGTGAGTGGAATCAGGATTTGTCTGAGGATCATAATGATGATATTCATGAGTATCAGTGGAATATACGACACAATGAGATCTTTGAACATGTTTACAGTTGTTTCTCTGTCTCATCTCTGAATAGG CCAATTCTGGAAAATGGTGATAAAA TTATCATGCCCTCTTCAGCTCTAGATCGCCTTG CACGTTTGAACATAGAATATCCAATGTTATTTGAACTGAGAAATACTTCTGCTGAAAGAACTACTCACTGTGGAGTCTTGGAATTCACTGCTGATGAGGGGATTGTATTCTTACCAAATTGG ATGATGGAAGATATGCTCCTACAGGAAGGAGACCTTGTCTCTCTGAAAAGCACAAGTCTTGAAAAAGGAAAGTTTGTGAAGTTCCAGCCTCACAGCAAAGATTTTTTGGATATCTCCAATCCAAAAGCCAT GTTAGAAACTTCATTGAGGAGTTACTCATGTTTAACAACTGGCCGCACTATAATGATTCcatataacaataaaaaatattacattgatGTGGTTGAAACGAAACCTTCTCCCGCAATcagtataattgaaatagacTGTGAAGTTGATTTTGCTCCACCTCTTGATTACAAAGAACCTGAGAAGCCTTTGCCATCTGATTTGTCTCATAAGAAACATCGACAAG TTGAAGAAGAGCCACCAACTAAGGTTCCCAAACTAATTCCGTTTAGTGGTTCTGGAAGGCGTTTGGATGGTAAACCGTCGGCACAATCAATCGAACAAACTTCTACTCCAATTATAAAGCAGCAACAAACTGAAAATAAAACCAACAGTTCGATTAGAACTCCTGGGAAGCTTGTTTTTGGGTCAAATGCCAATGCATCCAATGTTCAAACACAGCCAAAG GCTTCTTTGAAGAGTGCAAGTCAAGAGTCATCTAAGAAAACAGATACCCCGCAGTTCCAAGCTTTCTTGGGGAAGAAGTATTCATTAAGATGA
- the LOC11415947 gene encoding ubiquitin fusion degradation protein 1 homolog, whose product MPSSALDRLARLNIEYPMLFELRNTSAERTTHCGVLEFTADEGIVFLPNWMMEDLLLQEGNIVSLKSTSLVKGKCVKLQPHSKDFLEISDPKAMLETSLRSYSCLTTGRTIMIPYNNKKYYIDIVETKPSPAISIIETDCEVDFAPPLDYKEPEKPLPSDLSHKESPQVEEEPAAKVPRLMPFSGIGRRLDGKPSTQLVEQASTPVPKKQHTDNNSNNSNRTSGNLVFGSKANAPKVQTQPKAFLNSASQESSKKTDTPQFQAFTGKKYSLR is encoded by the exons ATGCCCTCTTCAGCTCTAGATCGCCTTG CACGTTTGAACATAGAATATCCAATGTTATTTGAACTGAGAAATACTTCTGCTGAAAGAACTACTCACTGTGGAGTCTTGGAATTCACTGCTGATGAGGGGATTGTATTCTTACCAAATTGG ATGATGGAAGATTTGCTCCTTCAGGAAGGAAACATTGTGTCTCTGAAAAGCACAAGTCTTGTTAAAGGAAAGTGTGTGAAGTTGCAGCCTCACAGCAAAGACTTCTTGGAAATCTCCGATCCAAAAGCCAT GTTAGAAACTTCATTGAGGAGTTACTCATGTTTAACAACCGGACGCACTATAATGATTCcatataacaacaaaaaatattatattgatatAGTTGAAACAAAACCTTCTCCCGCAATCAGTATAATAGAAACAGATTGTGAAGTTGATTTTGCTCCCCCTCTTGATTACAAAGAACCTGAAAAGCCTTTGCCATCTGATTTGTCTCATAAGGAATCTCCACAAG TTGAAGAAGAGCCAGCAGCAAAGGTTCCAAGACTGATGCCATTCAGTGGTATCGGGAGGCGTTTGGATGGTAAACCGTCGACACAATTAGTTGAACAAGCTTCCACTCCAGTTCCAAAGAAGCAACATACTGATAATAACTCAAACAATTCCAATAGAACTTCAGGGAATCTTGTTTTTGGCTCAAAGGCAAATGCACCCAAAGTTCAAACACAGCCAAAG GCTTTTCTGAACAGCGCAAGTCAAGAATCATCTAAGAAGACAGATACCCCACAATTCCAAGCTTTCACGGGAAAGAAGTATTCATTAAGATGA